A stretch of DNA from Bacillota bacterium:
ACGTGGCTTCCGCTGTGGGATGCGGCCCGGAAGCGTCCGGCCTTGCTGCGCCCCGGCGACCGGGTGCGCTTCGTGGCGGCGGATGTCGAGGAGGCCCCGCCGGGCTGGGCGCAGGCGGCCGGCCGCGAACCCTGGAGCGCGTGATGGCGGCACTGGAGGTGCTGCACGGGGGGCTTTTGACCACCGTGCAGGACATGGGGCGACCCGGGTACATGGCCCAGGGGCTCTCGGCGGCCGGAGCCATGGACCGCTTCATGCTGGCTTGCACCAACCTGGTGGTGGGCAACCCGCCCGGTGCGGCCGCGCTGGAGATCACCCTCGACGGGCCTGTTGTGGTTGCGCGCGGCGACGTGGTGGCCGCGCTGGGGGCGCTCGACGCCATGTGGTGGGTGGGCGGGCCGGAGCGACTGCTGCCGCTGTGGGAAGCGGTGCTGGTGCAAGACGGCAGCGTGCTGACGCTGGGACCGGTCCGGAAGGGGGTTCGGGCGTACCTGGCGGTGGCAGGCGGCATCGATGTGCCGCCGGTGATGGGGAGCCGGAGCACGCACGTGCGCGCCCGTATCGGCGGGCTGGGGGGCCAGGCGCTGGCCGGGGGCAGCCGGCTGCCGGTGGGCAACCCGAGCGCGGAGCCGGCGGGGGTGGTGGGGCGGCGGTTGCCGCTGGAGCTGCGCCCCCACCGGCGCTCCGGCCCCATCCGCGTGATGCTCGGGCCTCAGGATGACGCCTTTTCGCGGCGGGGGCTGCGCGCCTTCCTGCACAGCGCCTACCGGGTCACCTCCCGCACCGACCGAATGGCGGTACGGCTGAAGGGGCCGGCCATTGAGGCCCGTGCGGGCTACGACGTCATCTCCGACC
This window harbors:
- a CDS encoding biotin-dependent carboxyltransferase family protein — its product is MAALEVLHGGLLTTVQDMGRPGYMAQGLSAAGAMDRFMLACTNLVVGNPPGAAALEITLDGPVVVARGDVVAALGALDAMWWVGGPERLLPLWEAVLVQDGSVLTLGPVRKGVRAYLAVAGGIDVPPVMGSRSTHVRARIGGLGGQALAGGSRLPVGNPSAEPAGVVGRRLPLELRPHRRSGPIRVMLGPQDDAFSRRGLRAFLHSAYRVTSRTDRMAVRLKGPAIEARAGYDVISDPVAPGSVQVTADGQPLVLLGERPTTGGYPKIATVITADLDAMGQVRPGEQVRFYCVDEEAARQALVERRNRLDAVKAALEHQAAQQRRLVVSTAAGVYHVL